In Fragaria vesca subsp. vesca linkage group LG5, FraVesHawaii_1.0, whole genome shotgun sequence, the genomic stretch ATCTCAATGCAGGAAGCTATAGAAATGAAAATGATCTTGCCAGCTCTGCGCTTGATCAGGATGTTATAGACACCAAATACATTCCTACTGCGAGATGTGAAGAAATAGATGCAACTTCACTCGATAACAGTTCAGATGGGTTTGGGCCAAATCAACCAGCTGAAGATTCATTCATGGTTGCTTCTCAAGTGCACAGCTGGCAGTATATGGATGATGAGTTGAGTAACTACGTACATCATTCCATGGAATCGAGTGACTGCATTTCTCAAACATTGGCATATCCTGAGAAGGTTCTCTCTGGTCTTAAGGGTGAAAAGTCTGTCTCCAATCACTTTCCGCAAGACCATAAAGAGTGCAATTCCACAAAACAGATCTCTTTGGCACCTGAAAGCAATGACTTGCATTACCAGAGTGTCCTTTCTTCCCTTTTGAAGAGCTCACACCAATTGATTTTGGGGCCACACTTTCAAAATGGTCATCAGGAATCCAGCTTTGTGAGTTGGAAGAAAGGAGGATCTGTTAAATGCCGAAAACAACGAGTTGGAAGCCCTCAATACTTGTTGAAGAAGATTTTGTTTGAAGTTCCTAAGGTGCATGTAGTTTGTGTTCTTGATTCCCCAGAAGATAATGGTGATCGAGATGGAGTTTGGAGACCAGAAGCTGGTGAAAGTCTTATGAACCATGTATTATGTGAGAGGAAGCGAAGGGAAAAACTAAATGAAAGGTTTTCCATTTTAAAATCTCTGGTTCCTTCAATTCAAAAGGTAGGTAAAACTGCAAAATCTGATATTTGCTTTCAGACATTATCAACTGCAAAATAATTTGTTCTTCCACTTTGTTTGCACAGGATGACAAAGTATCCATACTGGATGATGCAATAGAGTATTTGAAAGATCTTGAGAAAAGGGTTGAAGAGTTGGAAACGTCCCAGGAGTCGACAGATATAGAGGCAACAATAAAGAGGAGAGCCCAAGACAATACTGAGAAAACATCTGACAGTTGTTGCAACAACAAGATGAGTAATGGGAAGAAACCAATAGTTTACAAGAGGAAGGCCTGTGACATTGATGAAACAGAACCGGAAATCAACTATGATGCATCAAAGAGCAGTTTGAGTGATAATGTAAAGGTGAGTATGAACAACAAGGATGCTCTAATTGAGATGAGGTTTCCTTGGAGGGAGGGAGTGTTGCTGGAAATCATGGATGTCACAAGCAGTCTTCACTTGGATACTCACTCAGTTCAATCATCCACCACAGATGGGATTCTCTCTCTGACTATTCAATCAAGGGTAGGCACTCATAGTTACATGCTCAGCATGAACTTATTT encodes the following:
- the LOC101306913 gene encoding transcription factor GLABRA 3-like, whose product is MGSRPQNQERVPDNLRKQLAIAVRSIQWSYAIFWSISPRQPGVLEWGDGYYNGDIKTRKTVQAIELDADQMGLQRSEHLRELYESLSAGEASPQARRPSAALSPEDLADTEWYYLVCMSFVFNIGQGLPGRTLANGQPIWLCNAHYADSKVFSRSLLAKSASIQTVVCFPFLGGVIELGVTEPVLEDPGLIQHVRTSFLEIPYPLCLNKINLNAGSYRNENDLASSALDQDVIDTKYIPTARCEEIDATSLDNSSDGFGPNQPAEDSFMVASQVHSWQYMDDELSNYVHHSMESSDCISQTLAYPEKVLSGLKGEKSVSNHFPQDHKECNSTKQISLAPESNDLHYQSVLSSLLKSSHQLILGPHFQNGHQESSFVSWKKGGSVKCRKQRVGSPQYLLKKILFEVPKVHVVCVLDSPEDNGDRDGVWRPEAGESLMNHVLCERKRREKLNERFSILKSLVPSIQKDDKVSILDDAIEYLKDLEKRVEELETSQESTDIEATIKRRAQDNTEKTSDSCCNNKMSNGKKPIVYKRKACDIDETEPEINYDASKSSLSDNVKVSMNNKDALIEMRFPWREGVLLEIMDVTSSLHLDTHSVQSSTTDGILSLTIQSRLKGSNIASAGTIEQALQRIARKC